One Brassica napus cultivar Da-Ae chromosome A5, Da-Ae, whole genome shotgun sequence DNA window includes the following coding sequences:
- the LOC106450856 gene encoding mitogen-activated protein kinase 12 has protein sequence MSGESSSGTTDHCIKVVPTHGGRYIQYNVYGQLFEVSRKYVPPIRPIGRGACGIVCAAVNSVTGEKVAIKKIGNAFDNIIDAKRALREIKLLRHMDHENVIAIKDIVRPPQRDIFNDVYIVYELMDTDLQRILRSKQTLSHDQCRFFVYQLLRGLKYVHSANILHRDLRPSNVLLNSKHELKIGDFGLARTTSDTDFMTEYVVTRWYRAPELLLNCSEYTAAIDIWSVGCIFGEIMTGQPLFPGKDYVHQLRLITELVGSPDNSSLGFLRSDNARRYVRQLPRYPKQEFAARFPKMPPTAIDLLERMLVFDPNRRISVDEALGHAYLSPHHDVAKEPVCPTPFSFDFEHPSCTEEHIKELIYKESVKFNPDH, from the exons ATGTCTGGAGAATCAAGCTCTGGTACTACAGATCATTGCATCAAAGTCGTACCTACACACGGAGGCCGCTATATTCAGTACAACGTTTACGGACAGCTCTTTGAAGTTTCAAGAAAGTATGTTCCTCCTATCCGTCCCATTGGTAGAGGCGCTTGCGGTATTGTCTG TGCTGCTGTGAACTCAGTGACTGGAGAGAAAGTGGCTATTAAGAAGATCGGTAATGCTTTTGATAACATCATTGATGCTAAGAGAGCTCTACGtgaaatcaagcttctcaggCACATGGATCATGAGAAC GTCATAGCCATCAAAGATATTGTAAGACCTCCACAACGTGATATCTTCAACGATGTTTACATTGTCTATGAGTTAATGGACACTGATCTCCAGCGTATCCTCCGTTCTAAGCAAACCTTAAGCCACGACCAGTGCCGC TTCTTTGTGTACCAGCTCTTAAGAGGGCTTAAGTACGTGCACTCGGCCAACATATTACATCGTGATCTAAGGCCAAGCAACGTGCTGCTTAACTCCAAACACGAGCTAAAGATTGGTGATTTTGGGCTTGCGAGAACAACTTCAGACACAGACTTCATGACCGAGTATGTGGTTACCCGTTGGTACAGAGCTCCTGAGCTGCTTCTTAACTGCTCGGAGTACACTGCAGCTATCGATATATGGTCTGTTGGTTGCATATTCGGTGAAATCATGACGGGACAACCGTTGTTTCCTGGGAAAGACTATGTTCATCAGCTTAGGCTCATCACAGAg CTTGTAGGCTCTCCAGACAACTCCAGTCTCGGTTTCCTTCGCAGTGACAACGCGAGAAGATACGTGAGGCAACTTCCACGATACCCTAAACAAGAGTTTGCTGCTAGATTCCCCAAAATGCCCCCTACCGCTATTGATTTGCTGGAGAGAATGCTCGTCTTTGATCCAAACCGACGTATCTCag TTGATGAAGCTCTCGGCCATGCATACTTATCACCACACCACGATGTGGCAAAAGAACCTGTATGTCCAACTCCTTTTAGCTTCGACTTCGAGCATCCTTCATGCACGGAAGAACACATAAAAGAGCTTATCTACAAGGAGTCTGTCAAATTCAATCCTGACCATTGA
- the LOC106450853 gene encoding protein BPS1, chloroplastic-like, translating to MSRPHDPPRGFFPFGNPFRLLSPKSSALSPWLLSLLTGFELLLAERLKKLIPKNKDDILTLPWMKLAMESLCETHENINMLITDLHLPVSDWEEKWVDVYLDISVKLLDLCNAFSSELTRLNQGDLYLKCVLHSLQSGSDEKKYLQSRSSLDSWRQHVNASNARIETCREVLDSLAKSLTLPNVKSSAKGKVLMRAFYGVKVQTVYICSVFTAAWSDSTEDLFDLHVSEKPLWAKVFTDMQSVVNGEIREMLSSGRSTILKELEMVDASVEKLYPMIQDGVDDDTVDVETFKEYVMELGTQAEKLSQGLDQLLEEVESFFKMTLSGRDVLLCNLRSSDLISGNVFGEDVG from the coding sequence ATGAGCCGACCACATGATCCACCACGAGGCTTCTTCCCATTTGGGAACCCCTTTCGGTTGCTATCACCAAAGAGCTCAGCTTTATCCCCCTGGCTGCTCTCTCTACTCACCGGCTTCGAGTTGCTTTTAGCAGAGAGACTAAAGAAACTCATCCCTAAGAACAAGGACGACATCCTCACTTTACCTTGGATGAAGCTAGCTATGGAGTCGCTCTGCGAGACTCATGAAAACATCAACATGCTCATCACTGATCTCCACCTTCCTGTCTCTGACTGGGAAGAGAAATGGGTTGATGTTTATCTAGATATAAGCGTCAAGCTGCTAGATCTCTGCAACGCCTTCAGCTCCGAGCTCACAAGACTCAACCAGGGAGATCTCTACCTCAAGTGTGTTCTTCACAGTTTACAGTCTGGTTCTGATGAGAAGAAGTATCTTCAATCTCGGTCTTCGCTTGATAGCTGGAGGCAGCATGTGAACGCAAGCAACGCTAGGATTGAAACCTGCCGTGAGGTGCTAGACTCTCTTGCTAAGTCTCTGACCTTGCCTAACGTCAAGAGCTCGGCTAAAGGAAAGGTTCTCATGCGGGCTTTCTACGGTGTGAAGGTTCAAACGGTTTATATCTGCAGCGTATTCACCGCGGCCTGGTCTGATTCCACCGAGGATCTTTTCGATTTACATGTCTCTGAGAAGCCGTTGTGGGCAAAGGTGTTCACTGATATGCAGAGCGTTGTGAACGGTGAGATCAGAGAGATGTTGTCTTCAGGTAGAAGCACGATTCTCAAAGAGCTGGAGATGGTTGATGCTAGTGTGGAGAAGCTGTACCCGATGATTCAAGATGGTGTTGATGATGATACTGTGGATGTTGAGACTTTTAAGGAGTATGTGATGGAGTTGGGGACACAAGCTGAGAAACTGTCTCAGGGTTTAGATCAGTTACTAGAGGAAGTTGAGAGTTTTTTCAAAATGACTTTAAGTGGACGAGATGTGTTGCTTTGTAATCTTAGGTCAAGTGACTTGATCTCTGGCAATGTTTTTGGAGAAGATGTAGGTTAA
- the LOC106450852 gene encoding sphingoid long-chain bases kinase 2, mitochondrial-like isoform X1, protein MLRSNCCISIRPYTAKQPSFLRAKHSISSSLSSGRITLHGGGSAAVSPSRLRDLVFVVNPQGANGRTAKEWKKLLPYLRTRLGKDCNVSVYLTVCYALVACVCVCGYYCLLTPPQIKEYLTSGPSHAIDITREAIRDGADAVIAVGGDGTLHEVVNGFFWEGKPVSNLNGQASHSAALGLIPLGTGSDFVRTFGWDNDPCEAVERIARGIRSRIDVGVIDHKGSDLHYFINVADVHLSAKAGFYASKYKKFGSLCYVIGALQAFMGHHNRDMRIKVNGGEWEIYPQVTALCVGNAKYFGGGMKITPNAVPGNGNLEVVVLQDFKWYDFILKLHKLYNGTHLSVNNVSSRSVQSIEIEEVSESGSIYVQSDGEHLGFLPRKFQVLPGAIDMIIS, encoded by the exons ATGCTACGATCCAATTGCTGCATTTCAATTCGCCCTTACACGGCGAAACAACCTTCGTTCCTTAGAGCAAAACACTCTATCTCCTCCAGTCTCTCCTCTGGTCGCATCACCCTTCACGGTGGTGGTTCCGCCGCCGTCTCCCCCTCCCGCCTCCGTGATCTCGTTTTCGTCGTAAACCCTCAAG GAGCTAATGGTAGAACAGCCAAGGAGTGGAAGAAGTTGCTTCCTTACCTTCGAACTCGTCTTGGTAAAGACTGTAATGTGAGTGTTTACTTAACTGTGTGCTATGCGTTAGtggcgtgtgtgtgtgtgtgtgggtaTTATTGTTTGCTTACTCCTCCACagataaaagaatatttaacATCGGGTCCTTCTCATGCCATTGACATTACAAGAGAG GCTATTAGGGATGGTGCAGATGCTGTGATTGCCGTAGGAGGTGATGGAACTCTGCATGAG GTTGTTAATGGATTCTTTTGGGAGGGAAAACCTGTCAGTAATCTTAACGGCCAAGCTAGTCATTCGGCTGCACTTGGT CTGATTCCCTTAGGTACTGGCTCGGACTTCGTTAGAACATTTGGTTG GGACAATGATCCTTGTGAAGCGGTGGAGCGCATTGCTAGAG GTATACGATCACGTATTGATGTTGGTGTTATCGACCATAAAGGAAGTGATTTGCATTACTTTATTAACGTTGCTGATGTTCACTT GAGCGCAAAGGCAGGTTTCTACGCATCAAAGTACAAGAAATTTGGAAGCTTGTGCTACGTTATCGGTGCCCTCCAAGCTTTTATGGGACATCACAACCGAGACATGAGGATCAAG gTCAATGGAGGGGAATGGGAGATATATCCTCAAGTCACCGCTCTCTGCGTTGGAAACGCTAAGTACTTTGGTGGTGGAATGAAGATCACTCCCAACGCTGTCCCCGGAAATGGAAATCTTGAG GTTGTGGTTCTTCAAGACTTCAAGTGGTATGATTTCATACTGAAACTTCATAAGCTATACAACGGGACGCATCTCTCCGTTAACAATGTGAGCTCAAGAAG tgTACAAAGTATAGAAATTGAGGAGGTTTCAGAGAGTGGAAGTATCTATGTTCAGTCAGATGGAGAACATCTTGGATTCCTACCTAGAAAGTTTCAGGTTTTACCCGGTGCCATCGACATGATCATCAGCTGA
- the LOC106450852 gene encoding sphingoid long-chain bases kinase 2, mitochondrial-like isoform X2, with the protein MLRSNCCISIRPYTAKQPSFLRAKHSISSSLSSGRITLHGGGSAAVSPSRLRDLVFVVNPQGANGRTAKEWKKLLPYLRTRLGKDCNIKEYLTSGPSHAIDITREAIRDGADAVIAVGGDGTLHEVVNGFFWEGKPVSNLNGQASHSAALGLIPLGTGSDFVRTFGWDNDPCEAVERIARGIRSRIDVGVIDHKGSDLHYFINVADVHLSAKAGFYASKYKKFGSLCYVIGALQAFMGHHNRDMRIKVNGGEWEIYPQVTALCVGNAKYFGGGMKITPNAVPGNGNLEVVVLQDFKWYDFILKLHKLYNGTHLSVNNVSSRSVQSIEIEEVSESGSIYVQSDGEHLGFLPRKFQVLPGAIDMIIS; encoded by the exons ATGCTACGATCCAATTGCTGCATTTCAATTCGCCCTTACACGGCGAAACAACCTTCGTTCCTTAGAGCAAAACACTCTATCTCCTCCAGTCTCTCCTCTGGTCGCATCACCCTTCACGGTGGTGGTTCCGCCGCCGTCTCCCCCTCCCGCCTCCGTGATCTCGTTTTCGTCGTAAACCCTCAAG GAGCTAATGGTAGAACAGCCAAGGAGTGGAAGAAGTTGCTTCCTTACCTTCGAACTCGTCTTGGTAAAGACTGTAAT ataaaagaatatttaacATCGGGTCCTTCTCATGCCATTGACATTACAAGAGAG GCTATTAGGGATGGTGCAGATGCTGTGATTGCCGTAGGAGGTGATGGAACTCTGCATGAG GTTGTTAATGGATTCTTTTGGGAGGGAAAACCTGTCAGTAATCTTAACGGCCAAGCTAGTCATTCGGCTGCACTTGGT CTGATTCCCTTAGGTACTGGCTCGGACTTCGTTAGAACATTTGGTTG GGACAATGATCCTTGTGAAGCGGTGGAGCGCATTGCTAGAG GTATACGATCACGTATTGATGTTGGTGTTATCGACCATAAAGGAAGTGATTTGCATTACTTTATTAACGTTGCTGATGTTCACTT GAGCGCAAAGGCAGGTTTCTACGCATCAAAGTACAAGAAATTTGGAAGCTTGTGCTACGTTATCGGTGCCCTCCAAGCTTTTATGGGACATCACAACCGAGACATGAGGATCAAG gTCAATGGAGGGGAATGGGAGATATATCCTCAAGTCACCGCTCTCTGCGTTGGAAACGCTAAGTACTTTGGTGGTGGAATGAAGATCACTCCCAACGCTGTCCCCGGAAATGGAAATCTTGAG GTTGTGGTTCTTCAAGACTTCAAGTGGTATGATTTCATACTGAAACTTCATAAGCTATACAACGGGACGCATCTCTCCGTTAACAATGTGAGCTCAAGAAG tgTACAAAGTATAGAAATTGAGGAGGTTTCAGAGAGTGGAAGTATCTATGTTCAGTCAGATGGAGAACATCTTGGATTCCTACCTAGAAAGTTTCAGGTTTTACCCGGTGCCATCGACATGATCATCAGCTGA